One stretch of Pomacea canaliculata isolate SZHN2017 linkage group LG1, ASM307304v1, whole genome shotgun sequence DNA includes these proteins:
- the LOC112560996 gene encoding uncharacterized protein LOC112560996 has translation MAGSVQEEKVEIAVIDTPTTTPLNSVANCSLIDDCSNITVVDSYLEFERLKSIIVPVIFGVIVLLGLLGNLLVIVVIVSDKHMRNTTNILILSLAVADLLFILLCVPFTAAMFSMPVWPFGSIMCKVVQYMIYVCAYASVYTLVLMSLDRYLAVVHAIRSMSIRNEFNTWLAIAVTWTVIFLGHIPLLVEYDIHHYQHLDQNRTFCTNVAHLDNITLAKIFYGSFFAFGYVIPLSAVCLMYGLMLKRLLYGVVPGGNQSQESIRAKKRVTRMVIIVVIMFALCWLPIQIIFVIQRFGNYPTSMEFFGLQVASNCLAYMNSCVNPFLYAFLSENFRRSFQKFLCCITPSSRRMDYERTNIRYSEKESKSTHLSRTANNVWTLWSNANAVCSRLRRGHDQSASSLPAMADSELSHGAPANCSPALEGLCVNATHHGSNGMVEVEKLVKIIVPSLFGLIFLLGLLGNLLVIVVVASDKNMRNTTNILILALAVADLLFIVCCVPFTAVMFAITSWPFGSVWCKVVQYMIYVCAFASVYTLVLMSLDRYLAVVHAIRSMSIRNEFNTWLAIAVTWTIIILGHIPLLSEFNVLYYEDFDQNRSTCTNVAHITNPYLGRLFNVCFFAFGYVIPLGSVCLMYGLMLRRLYGLAPGGNQSQESIRAKRRVTRMVIIIVAVFAVCWLPIQLIFLIQKIGYYPLEIPYIGLQLASNCLAYMNSCVNPFLYAFLSDNFRRSFRKFLCCAEQPLPGRMSYELVSVRQTENQTMAERV, from the exons ATGGCGGGTAGTGTTCAAGAGGAAAAGGTGGAGATAGCAGTCATCGACACGCCCACTACCACCCCGCTGAACAGCGTGGCTAACTGTTCTCTGATCGACGACTGCTCCAATATCACGGTGGTCGACTCCTACCTGGAGTTCGAGCGCCTCAAAAGCATCATCGTGCCTGTCATTTTCGGGGTCATCGTCCTGCTCGGGCTGCTGGGCAACCTGCTCGTCATCGTGGTGATCGTTTCGGACAAGCACATGCGAAACACCACCAACATCCTCATCCTGTCACTGGCCGTGGCCGACCTGCTCTTCATCCTCCTGTGCGTGCCCTTTACGGCTGCCATGTTCTCCATGCCAGTCTGGCCGTTCGGCAGCATCATGTGCAAGGTGGTGCAGTACATGATCTACGTGTGTGCCTACGCCAGTGTCTACACGCTGGTGCTGATGTCGTTGGACCGCTACCTGGCCGTGGTCCACGCCATCCGGTCCATGAGCATCCGCAACGAGTTCAACACCTGGCTGGCCATCGCCGTCACCTGGACGGTCATCTTCTTGGGCCACATCCCGCTGTTGGTGGAGTACGACATCCACCACTACCAGCACTTAGACCAGAACCGCACTTTCTGTACCAACGTGGCCCATCTCGACAACATAACCTTGGCCAAGATCTTTTATGGAAGCTTCTTTGCTTTTGGCTATGTCATTCCGTTGAGTGCCGTGTGCCTCATGTACGGACTGATGCTGAAGCGACTACTTTACGGCGTCGTCCCAGGTGGCAACCAATCCCAGGAGTCCATCCGCGCCAAGAAGCGAGTCACACGGATGgtcatcattgttgtcatcatgTTTGCTCTGTGCTGGCTGCCCATACAGATTATCTTCGTCATACAGAGGTTCGGCAACTACCCCACCAGCATGGAGTTCTTTGGCCTTCAGGTGGCCTCCAACTGCTTGGCCTACATGAACTCCTGTGTCAACCCATTCCTTTACGCCTTCTTGTCGGAAAATTTCAGGCGAAGTTTCCAGAAGTTCCTGTGTTGCATCACCCCGAGTTCTCGTCGCATGGATTACGAGCGTACTAACATCAGATACAGCGAGAAAGAGTCAAAGAGTACACATTTATCCCGAACCGCAAACAATGTCT GGACACTGTGGTCTAATGCTAATGCGGTGTGTTCCAGACTCAGGCGCGGCCATGACCAA tccgCATCGTCACTTCCTGCTATGGCGGACAGCGAGTTGTCACATGGCGCCCCCGCCAACTGTTCTCCGGCTCTGGAAGGTCTGTGTGTCAACGCCACGCATCATGGCTCAAACGGTATGGTGGAGGTTGAGAAACTGGTGAAGATCATCGTTCCCAGTCTCTTCGGTCTCATCTTCCTGCTTGGACTTCTGGGCAACCTGCTCGTCATCGTGGTGGTGGCCAGCGACAAGAACATGCGCAACACCACCAACATCCTCATCCTGGCGCTGGCCGTGGCCGACCTGCTCTTCATCGTCTGCTGTGTTCCCTTCACGGCTGTCATGTTCGCAATCACCTCCTGGCCCTTCGGGAGCGTGTGGTGCAAGGTGGTGCAGTACATGATCTACGTGTGCGCCTTCGCAAGCGTCTACACGCTGGTGCTGATGTCCCTGGACCGCTACCTGGCCGTGGTCCACGCCATCCGGTCCATGAGCATCCGCAACGAGTTCAACACCTGGCTGGCCATCGCCGTCACCTGGACAATCATCATCTTAGGCCACATCCCGTTGCTGAGCGAGTTCAACGTTCTCTACTACGAGGACTTCGACCAGAACCGTTCCACCTGCACCAACGTAGCGCACATCACGAACCCGTACCTTGGACGTCTCTTCAACGTCTGCTTCTTCGCGTTCGGCTACGTCATCCCACTTGGCTCCGTGTGTCTCATGTACGGTCTGATGCTCCGGCGTCTCTACGGCCTTGCCCCGGGAGGCAACCAATCCCAGGAGTCCATTCGCGCTAAGAGGCGGGTCACGAGGatggtcatcatcatcgtcgcgGTCTTTGCCGTTTGCTGGCTGCCCATCCAGCTGATCTTCCTCATCCAGAAGATAGGCTACTACCCTCTCGAAATCCCATACATTGGCCTGCAACTGGCTTCCAACTGCTTGGCCTACATGAACTCTTGTGTCAATCCTTTCCTCTACGCCTTCCTCTCAGACAACTTCCGCAGAAGTTTTCGCAAGTTCCTATGCTGCGCCGAGCAGCCATTGCCTGGGCGGATGTCTTATGAGCTCGTTAGCGTTCGACAGACTGAAAACCAGACCATGGCAGAACGGGTTTGA